A single window of Kitasatospora sp. HUAS MG31 DNA harbors:
- a CDS encoding F0F1 ATP synthase subunit B produces MNIAAQLAEEGEKMNPLLPAWPEVIIGLLCFFIVFGFLGKKLLPSIEHVLKERRDAIEGGMERAEVAQAEAQALLEQYRAELADARHEAARITEHAREQGAALIAEMREEGQRQREAIVTAGHAQIEADKKQASAALRQDVGSLAAQLASRIVGESLEDHARQSGVIDRFLDELEAKAGAAAGAK; encoded by the coding sequence ATGAACATCGCGGCTCAGCTCGCGGAGGAGGGGGAGAAGATGAACCCCCTGCTGCCCGCATGGCCCGAGGTCATCATCGGCCTGCTCTGCTTCTTCATCGTCTTCGGCTTCCTCGGCAAGAAGCTCCTCCCCAGCATCGAGCACGTGCTGAAGGAGCGCCGGGACGCGATCGAGGGCGGCATGGAGCGCGCGGAGGTGGCTCAGGCCGAGGCTCAGGCCCTGCTTGAGCAGTACCGTGCCGAGCTCGCCGACGCGCGTCACGAGGCCGCTCGGATCACCGAGCACGCCCGGGAGCAGGGCGCTGCCCTGATCGCCGAGATGCGCGAGGAAGGCCAGCGTCAGCGCGAGGCCATCGTCACCGCCGGCCACGCCCAGATCGAGGCCGACAAGAAGCAGGCGTCCGCCGCCCTGCGCCAGGACGTGGGCTCGCTCGCCGCGCAGCTGGCGTCCCGCATCGTGGGTGAGTCCCTGGAGGACCACGCCCGGCAGAGCGGTGTGATCGACCGCTTCCTCGACGAGCTCGAGGCGAAGGCCGGGGCCGCGGCAGGTGCCAAGTGA
- a CDS encoding response regulator transcription factor produces the protein MTIRIVVAEDQAAVRAAVVMILRAEPDLEVVGEAADGEEAVRLALLLRPDVVLMDIQMPRLDGVSATRRVVSAGAGQVLVLTTFDLDEYVYGALRAGAAGFLLKDLEADALVDGIRAVARGDGMLAPSVTRRLISTFARPAADDRPDARAAVGELTPREREVLACIGAGLSNGQIAERLEMAEATTKTHVSRILAKLQLRSRVQAAILAQELGILTTD, from the coding sequence GTGACCATCCGGATCGTGGTGGCGGAGGACCAGGCGGCGGTCCGGGCCGCGGTGGTGATGATCCTGCGGGCCGAGCCGGACCTGGAGGTGGTCGGCGAGGCCGCGGACGGCGAGGAGGCCGTCCGGCTCGCCCTCCTGCTGCGCCCGGACGTGGTGCTGATGGACATTCAGATGCCGCGGCTGGACGGCGTCTCGGCCACCCGACGGGTGGTCTCCGCCGGCGCCGGGCAGGTCCTGGTGCTGACCACCTTCGACCTGGACGAGTACGTCTACGGGGCGCTGCGGGCCGGCGCGGCCGGCTTCCTGCTCAAGGACCTGGAGGCGGACGCCCTGGTCGACGGGATCCGGGCGGTGGCCCGCGGCGACGGGATGCTGGCGCCCTCGGTGACCCGGCGGCTGATCAGCACCTTCGCCCGCCCGGCGGCCGACGACCGGCCGGACGCCCGGGCCGCGGTCGGCGAGCTGACCCCGCGCGAGCGGGAGGTGCTGGCCTGCATCGGGGCAGGCCTGTCCAACGGTCAGATCGCCGAGCGGCTGGAGATGGCGGAGGCCACCACCAAGACCCACGTCAGCCGGATCCTGGCCAAGCTCCAGCTCCGCAGTCGGGTCCAAGCCGCCATCCTGGCCCAGGAGTTGGGAATCCTGACCACCGACTGA
- a CDS encoding DUF2550 domain-containing protein, whose product MVLALVVCAAVVAVAVAGLVGFAVRRRIIQRVGGTFDCSYRLKMPADASTQPDLDENGQPTSAPVPVTDGKGWVFGIGRYSGDSIEWFRVFSYAPRPRRILPRTEIEVLGRRYPEGQEELALLSGSVVLRCLHNGAPLELAMSEDALTGFLAWLEAAPPGQRVNVA is encoded by the coding sequence ATGGTCCTCGCCCTTGTGGTGTGCGCGGCGGTCGTGGCGGTCGCGGTGGCGGGTCTGGTCGGCTTCGCGGTACGCCGGCGGATCATCCAGCGGGTAGGCGGAACGTTCGACTGCAGCTACCGCCTCAAAATGCCCGCCGACGCCTCGACGCAGCCCGACCTCGACGAGAACGGACAGCCCACCTCCGCCCCGGTCCCGGTGACCGACGGCAAGGGGTGGGTTTTTGGTATCGGTCGGTACAGCGGCGACTCCATCGAGTGGTTCCGGGTCTTCAGCTACGCGCCCCGGCCCCGCCGGATCCTGCCGCGGACCGAGATCGAGGTGCTCGGCCGCCGCTATCCGGAGGGCCAGGAGGAGCTGGCCCTGCTCTCCGGCTCGGTGGTGCTGCGCTGCCTGCACAACGGCGCCCCGCTGGAACTCGCCATGAGCGAGGACGCCCTCACCGGCTTCCTCGCCTGGCTGGAGGCGGCCCCGCCCGGGCAGCGGGTCAACGTCGCGTAG
- a CDS encoding cob(I)yrinic acid a,c-diamide adenosyltransferase, which yields MVNLTRIYTRTGDDGTTALGDMSRTTKTDPRLVAYADTNEANAAIGVAIAAGALPEDVGAVLTRIQNDLFDVGADLATPVTENPEYPPLRVLQSYIDRLEGDCDHYLASLEKLRSFILPGGTPGAAYLHLACTVVRRAERATWAAIEVHGDTVNPLTAKYLNRLSDLLFILARAANKEQGDVLWVPGENR from the coding sequence ATGGTGAACCTGACGCGCATCTACACCCGGACCGGGGACGACGGCACGACGGCTCTGGGGGACATGAGCCGCACCACCAAGACCGACCCCCGGCTGGTCGCCTACGCGGACACCAACGAGGCCAACGCCGCGATCGGCGTGGCGATCGCGGCGGGCGCGCTCCCCGAGGACGTCGGCGCGGTGCTGACCCGGATCCAGAACGACCTCTTCGACGTGGGCGCCGACCTGGCCACCCCGGTGACGGAGAACCCGGAGTACCCGCCGCTGCGGGTCCTGCAGTCGTACATCGACCGGCTGGAGGGCGACTGCGACCACTACCTGGCCTCGCTGGAGAAGCTCCGCAGCTTCATCCTGCCCGGCGGGACGCCGGGGGCGGCCTACCTGCACCTGGCCTGCACCGTGGTGCGGCGGGCGGAGCGGGCCACCTGGGCGGCGATCGAGGTGCACGGGGACACCGTGAACCCGCTCACCGCGAAGTACCTCAACCGGCTGTCGGACCTGCTGTTCATCCTGGCCCGGGCGGCCAACAAGGAGCAGGGCGACGTGCTGTGGGTGCCGGGGGAGAACCGGTAG
- a CDS encoding sensor histidine kinase, whose protein sequence is MGRVLKPTLTPRQEDRAIALFGLLGGLVLIAFRAYDSEGVPRWAAALPLVAIAVLELFRRTRPVLTVCAGGAVFAACIATGSVIATIIMYTDLLYAAVVYGSRRMSGILHLTGAGSVILVSSLVYVYSGSVSATLVVVVTGSLVFLTPVWSGDLVRKHREEAEAERLRAQQTALLAELDRRGAVVAERARMARELHDVIANHLSAIAIHATGAQSLARRRQRPEDDPLVEAIGVIRENSVQGLAEMRRMIGLLRDSGGGEATESYAAPRLDALESLVAQARAAGRDGGLAFEAAEVGERGELPAPLELAAYRIVQESLTNAVKHAAPGTVRLDIGYRLRELEITVDSPYRPGEGQGLPGARAGLVGMGERAELLGGSFRAGPEDGRWRVRAVLPRETKGGDG, encoded by the coding sequence ATGGGACGCGTGCTCAAGCCGACCCTCACCCCGCGTCAGGAGGACCGGGCGATCGCCCTGTTCGGCCTGCTCGGCGGGCTGGTGCTGATCGCCTTCAGGGCGTACGACTCGGAGGGCGTCCCGCGCTGGGCGGCGGCCCTCCCGCTGGTGGCGATCGCCGTCCTGGAGCTGTTCCGGCGGACCCGGCCGGTCCTGACGGTCTGCGCCGGCGGCGCGGTGTTCGCGGCCTGCATCGCCACCGGGTCGGTGATCGCGACGATCATCATGTACACCGACCTGCTGTACGCGGCCGTGGTCTACGGCAGCCGGCGGATGTCGGGGATCCTGCACCTGACCGGTGCGGGCTCGGTGATCCTGGTCAGCAGCCTGGTCTACGTCTACAGCGGCTCGGTCTCCGCGACCCTGGTGGTGGTCGTCACCGGCTCGCTGGTCTTCCTCACCCCGGTGTGGAGCGGCGACCTGGTGCGCAAGCACCGCGAGGAGGCCGAGGCCGAGCGGCTGCGGGCCCAGCAGACCGCGCTGCTGGCCGAGCTGGACCGGCGGGGCGCCGTGGTCGCCGAGCGGGCCCGGATGGCCCGCGAGCTGCACGACGTGATCGCCAACCACCTCTCGGCCATCGCCATCCACGCCACCGGCGCGCAGTCGCTGGCCCGCCGCCGGCAGCGGCCGGAGGACGACCCGCTGGTCGAGGCGATCGGGGTGATCCGGGAGAACAGCGTCCAGGGCCTGGCCGAGATGCGGCGCATGATCGGGCTGCTGCGCGACAGCGGCGGCGGCGAGGCCACCGAGTCGTACGCCGCACCGCGGCTGGACGCCCTGGAGAGCCTGGTGGCGCAGGCCCGGGCGGCCGGGCGGGACGGCGGGCTGGCCTTCGAGGCGGCCGAGGTCGGTGAGCGCGGCGAGCTGCCGGCGCCGCTGGAGCTGGCCGCGTACCGGATCGTCCAGGAGTCGCTCACCAACGCGGTCAAGCACGCGGCGCCCGGGACGGTCCGGCTGGACATCGGCTACCGGCTGCGGGAGCTGGAGATCACCGTGGACAGCCCGTACCGGCCCGGCGAGGGCCAGGGGCTGCCCGGCGCCCGGGCCGGGCTGGTGGGCATGGGGGAGCGCGCCGAGCTGCTCGGCGGGAGCTTCCGGGCCGGTCCCGAGGACGGCCGGTGGCGGGTACGGGCGGTACTGCCGCGGGAGACGAAGGGCGGGGACGGGTGA
- a CDS encoding F0F1 ATP synthase subunit epsilon, whose amino-acid sequence MAELHVELVAADRKVWSGAATIVVARTASGDTGIMPGHTPVLSVLETGPVTIRTTDGGTVIAAVHGGFISFADNKLSILAEIAELADEIDIARAQRALDQAQSELDEHAQRRAEVRLFAARGLKAHA is encoded by the coding sequence TTGGCTGAGCTGCACGTCGAGCTGGTCGCAGCCGACCGCAAGGTGTGGTCCGGTGCGGCCACCATCGTTGTCGCCCGTACGGCCTCCGGTGACACCGGCATCATGCCGGGCCACACTCCGGTGCTGAGCGTGCTGGAGACCGGCCCGGTGACCATCCGCACGACCGATGGCGGCACCGTCATCGCGGCCGTGCACGGTGGGTTCATCTCGTTCGCGGACAACAAGCTGTCGATCCTCGCCGAGATCGCCGAGCTGGCCGACGAGATCGACATCGCCCGTGCCCAGCGCGCGCTGGACCAGGCGCAGTCCGAGCTCGACGAGCACGCCCAGCGGCGCGCCGAGGTCCGCCTCTTCGCCGCGCGCGGACTCAAGGCCCACGCCTGA
- a CDS encoding F0F1 ATP synthase subunit gamma: protein MGAQLRVYKRRIRSVTATKKITKAMEMISASRIVKAQRAVAASTPYADELTRAVTAVATRSNAKHPLTTENPNATKAAVLLITADRGLAGGYSTNAIKQALALTARLRDEGKDVVTYIVGRKGVSYYNFRNLGVAGSYTGFSDKPTYGDAKAVAVELIEAFTAETGGVDELHLVSTKFESMLTQTAQDARLLPLKLDEVELSDESKAKHEIFPLYDFEPSAEGVLDALLPRYVESRIYNALLQSAASEHAARRRAMKSATDNAGELIKSLTRLANSARQAEITQEISEIVGGANALADASRGSE, encoded by the coding sequence ATGGGAGCACAGCTTCGGGTCTACAAGCGCCGGATCCGCTCTGTCACCGCGACGAAGAAGATCACCAAGGCGATGGAGATGATCTCCGCGTCGCGCATCGTCAAGGCGCAGCGCGCGGTGGCCGCCTCCACTCCGTACGCCGATGAGCTCACCCGGGCGGTGACGGCGGTGGCCACCCGGTCCAACGCCAAGCACCCGCTCACCACCGAGAACCCGAACGCCACCAAGGCCGCCGTCCTGCTGATCACGGCGGACCGCGGCCTGGCGGGCGGCTACTCGACCAACGCCATCAAGCAGGCGCTCGCGCTCACCGCGCGGCTCCGCGACGAGGGCAAGGACGTGGTGACGTACATCGTCGGTCGCAAGGGCGTCTCGTACTACAACTTCCGCAACCTCGGGGTGGCGGGTTCGTACACGGGATTCTCCGACAAGCCGACCTACGGTGACGCCAAGGCGGTCGCGGTCGAGCTGATCGAGGCCTTCACGGCCGAGACCGGCGGCGTGGACGAGCTGCACCTGGTCTCGACCAAGTTCGAGTCGATGCTGACGCAGACGGCGCAGGACGCCCGGCTGCTGCCGCTGAAGCTGGACGAGGTCGAGCTCAGCGACGAGTCCAAGGCCAAGCACGAGATCTTCCCGCTGTACGACTTCGAGCCGTCGGCGGAGGGCGTGCTGGACGCGCTGCTGCCGCGGTACGTCGAGAGCCGGATCTACAACGCGCTGCTGCAGTCGGCCGCTTCCGAGCACGCCGCCCGCCGCCGTGCGATGAAGAGCGCGACCGACAACGCGGGAGAGCTCATCAAGTCGCTCACGCGGCTTGCCAACTCGGCCCGTCAGGCCGAGATCACCCAGGAAATCAGCGAGATCGTCGGCGGTGCCAACGCGCTCGCAGACGCTAGCCGCGGGAGCGAATGA
- the atpE gene encoding ATP synthase F0 subunit C: MAQLAELTGSIASVGYGLAAIGPGIGVGLIFGNGVQAMARQPEAAGLIRSNMFIGFALTEALALIGIVMPFVFGTGS; this comes from the coding sequence ATGGCACAGCTCGCTGAGCTCACCGGTTCCATCGCCTCCGTCGGCTACGGTCTCGCCGCGATCGGCCCCGGCATCGGCGTCGGTCTGATCTTCGGCAACGGTGTCCAGGCCATGGCCCGCCAGCCCGAGGCCGCCGGCCTCATCCGCTCCAACATGTTCATCGGCTTCGCGCTGACCGAGGCGCTCGCCCTGATCGGCATCGTCATGCCGTTCGTCTTCGGCACCGGCTCCTGA
- the atpD gene encoding F0F1 ATP synthase subunit beta yields the protein MTTTVEPTGAGLATGRVARVIGPVVDVEFPVDAIPDMFNALHVEVDNPDGTGKKTLTLEVAQHLGDGLVRGISMQPTDGLVRGAQVSDTGSAISVPVGQITKGKVFNALGEVLNTDKDEFEAQVTTRWPIHRKAPNFSELESKTEMFETGIKVIDLLTPYVTGGKIGLFGGAGVGKTVLIQEMIYRVAENFGGVSVFAGVGERTREGNDLIHEMVDSGVLDKTALVFGQMDEPPGTRLRVALSALTMAEYFRDVEKQDVLLFIDNIFRFTQAGSEVSTLLGRMPSAVGYQPNLADEMGLLQERITSTRGHSITSMQAIYVPADDLTDPAPATTFAHLDATTVLSRPISEKGIYPAVDPLDSTSRILDPRYITQTHYDTAVRVKGILQKYKDLQDIIAILGIDELSEEDKITVHRARRIERFLSQNTYVAKQFTGVDGSTVPLSETIEAFNAIADGKYDSVPEQAFFMCGGIEDLEKNAAELAKK from the coding sequence ATGACCACCACTGTTGAGCCGACGGGCGCCGGACTGGCCACGGGCCGCGTCGCCCGGGTCATCGGCCCGGTCGTCGACGTGGAGTTCCCCGTCGACGCGATTCCGGACATGTTCAACGCCCTGCACGTCGAGGTGGACAACCCCGACGGCACGGGCAAGAAGACCCTGACCCTCGAGGTCGCCCAGCACCTCGGCGACGGACTGGTCCGCGGCATCTCGATGCAGCCGACCGACGGCCTGGTCCGTGGCGCGCAGGTCTCCGACACCGGTTCGGCGATCTCCGTCCCGGTCGGCCAGATCACCAAGGGCAAGGTGTTCAACGCCCTCGGTGAGGTCCTGAACACCGACAAGGACGAGTTCGAGGCCCAGGTCACGACTCGCTGGCCGATCCACCGCAAGGCCCCGAACTTCTCCGAGCTCGAGTCGAAGACCGAGATGTTCGAGACCGGCATCAAGGTCATCGACCTGCTCACCCCGTACGTGACCGGTGGCAAGATCGGTCTGTTCGGTGGTGCCGGTGTCGGTAAGACCGTTCTCATCCAGGAGATGATCTACCGCGTCGCCGAGAACTTCGGTGGTGTGTCGGTCTTCGCCGGTGTCGGTGAGCGCACCCGTGAGGGTAACGACCTGATCCACGAGATGGTCGACTCCGGCGTTCTGGACAAGACCGCGCTGGTCTTCGGCCAGATGGACGAGCCCCCGGGCACCCGTCTGCGCGTCGCGCTCTCCGCGCTGACCATGGCGGAGTACTTCCGCGACGTCGAGAAGCAGGACGTGCTCCTCTTCATCGACAACATCTTCCGGTTCACCCAGGCCGGTTCCGAGGTGTCGACCCTGCTCGGCCGTATGCCCTCCGCGGTGGGTTACCAGCCGAACCTGGCCGACGAGATGGGCCTCCTGCAGGAGCGCATCACCTCGACCCGCGGTCACTCGATCACCTCGATGCAGGCGATCTACGTCCCCGCGGACGACCTGACCGACCCGGCGCCGGCCACCACCTTCGCCCACCTGGACGCGACCACCGTTCTGTCGCGCCCGATCTCGGAGAAGGGCATCTACCCGGCCGTCGACCCGCTGGACTCCACGTCCCGCATCCTCGACCCGCGGTACATCACGCAGACCCACTACGACACGGCCGTCCGCGTCAAGGGGATCCTGCAGAAGTACAAGGACCTGCAGGACATCATCGCGATCCTCGGTATCGACGAGCTGTCCGAGGAAGACAAGATCACGGTGCACCGCGCCCGTCGCATCGAGCGCTTCCTCTCGCAGAACACCTACGTGGCGAAGCAGTTCACCGGTGTCGACGGTTCGACCGTGCCGCTGTCGGAGACCATCGAGGCCTTCAACGCGATCGCGGACGGCAAGTACGACTCCGTTCCGGAGCAGGCCTTCTTCATGTGCGGTGGCATCGAGGACCTCGAGAAGAACGCCGCCGAGCTGGCGAAGAAGTAA
- the atpB gene encoding F0F1 ATP synthase subunit A: MTKESVVSAEPTLLASGGSCHFSDPGCGFPAPGLNEFQFEPIFTIGSFEFNKPMLLSVFVAVLVVVFFWAAFAKPKLVPGKLQLVGEIGYDFVKRSIVLETIGKKGEKYVPMLVSMFFFVWLMNIMSIIPFAQFPVTAAIAFPAGLAGIVWVTYMGLTFKKHGFVGGLKNLCWPSGIPGWVMFILVPIEFFSNIFVRPFTLAVRAFANMFAGHLLIVMFSIASWYLLSPSLGALYGSASFIVAVGLTAFELLVQFLQAYIFVMLASSYIAGALEEAH; this comes from the coding sequence ATGACGAAGGAGTCTGTGGTGAGTGCTGAGCCCACCTTGCTCGCCTCTGGGGGCAGCTGCCACTTCAGTGACCCTGGCTGCGGTTTCCCCGCTCCCGGCCTGAACGAGTTCCAGTTCGAGCCGATCTTCACCATCGGCAGCTTCGAGTTCAACAAGCCGATGCTGCTCTCGGTCTTCGTGGCCGTGCTGGTGGTCGTGTTCTTCTGGGCTGCCTTCGCCAAGCCGAAGCTGGTCCCCGGCAAGCTGCAGCTGGTCGGCGAGATCGGCTACGACTTCGTCAAGCGCAGCATCGTGCTGGAGACGATCGGCAAGAAGGGCGAGAAGTACGTCCCGATGCTGGTCTCGATGTTCTTCTTCGTCTGGCTGATGAACATCATGTCGATCATCCCGTTCGCGCAGTTCCCCGTGACGGCGGCGATCGCGTTCCCGGCCGGCCTCGCGGGCATCGTCTGGGTCACCTACATGGGCCTGACCTTCAAGAAGCACGGCTTCGTCGGCGGTCTGAAGAACCTCTGCTGGCCGTCGGGCATCCCCGGCTGGGTCATGTTCATCCTGGTGCCGATCGAGTTCTTCTCGAACATCTTCGTGCGCCCCTTCACGCTCGCGGTCCGAGCCTTCGCGAACATGTTCGCCGGCCACCTGCTGATCGTGATGTTCTCCATCGCCTCCTGGTACCTGCTCAGCCCGAGCCTGGGTGCGCTGTACGGCAGCGCCTCGTTCATCGTGGCCGTCGGCCTCACCGCCTTCGAGCTCCTGGTCCAGTTCCTGCAGGCCTACATCTTCGTGATGCTGGCCAGCAGCTACATCGCCGGTGCCCTGGAAGAGGCGCACTGA
- a CDS encoding F0F1 ATP synthase subunit delta has protein sequence MIGASREALAAGRENLESLTDNTSVDAAKLAEELAAVTALLDREVSLRRVLTDPSRSGQDKAQLIASLLSGQVSGETVDLVSGLVRSRWSGARDLVDAAEELSAYAEVIAADKAGVLDDVEDEVFRFGRVVGGSHELRAALTEPKAGTAAKAELIKKLLGGRANAGTVRLVTALVTNPRGRSLEGGLEAYSKLAAARRGRVVALVTSAVPLSDRQKERLGAALAGLYGRQVHLNIDVDPEVAGGVRVQIGDEVIDGTVASRLAAARQGLEG, from the coding sequence GTGATCGGCGCCAGCCGTGAGGCCCTGGCCGCCGGCCGGGAGAACCTGGAGAGCCTGACCGACAACACCTCGGTGGACGCGGCCAAGCTCGCCGAGGAGCTCGCAGCCGTCACGGCGCTGCTGGACCGCGAGGTGTCGCTGCGCCGTGTCCTGACCGACCCCTCGCGGTCCGGTCAGGACAAGGCCCAGCTGATCGCCTCGCTGCTGTCCGGCCAGGTCTCCGGCGAGACCGTCGACCTGGTCTCCGGCCTGGTCCGGTCCCGCTGGTCCGGCGCCCGTGACCTGGTGGACGCGGCGGAGGAGCTCTCCGCGTACGCCGAGGTCATCGCCGCCGACAAGGCCGGGGTCCTGGACGACGTCGAGGACGAGGTGTTCCGGTTCGGCCGGGTCGTCGGCGGCTCGCACGAGCTGCGCGCGGCGCTGACCGAGCCCAAGGCGGGCACCGCCGCCAAGGCGGAGCTGATCAAGAAGCTGCTCGGCGGCCGCGCCAACGCGGGCACCGTCCGCCTGGTCACCGCCCTCGTCACCAACCCGCGGGGTCGTAGCCTGGAAGGCGGCCTGGAGGCGTACTCCAAGCTCGCCGCCGCCCGGCGCGGCCGTGTGGTGGCCCTGGTCACCAGCGCCGTTCCGCTGTCCGACCGGCAGAAGGAGCGCCTCGGCGCCGCGCTGGCCGGGCTGTACGGCCGCCAGGTCCACCTGAACATCGACGTCGACCCCGAGGTCGCCGGCGGTGTCCGGGTGCAGATCGGTGACGAGGTCATCGACGGCACGGTCGCGAGCCGCCTGGCGGCTGCGCGCCAGGGCCTCGAAGGCTGA
- the atpA gene encoding F0F1 ATP synthase subunit alpha: MAELTIRPEEIRDALADFVQSYQPDAAAREEVGTVTEAMDGIAKVEGLPSVMANELLKFEDGTLGLALNLDTREIGVVILGEFSGIEEGQTVQRTGEVLSVPVGDGYLGRVVDPLGNPIDGLGDIASTGRRALELQAPGVMVRKSVHEPMQTGIKAIDAMTPIGRGQRQLIIGDRQTGKTAVAIDTIINQRDNWRSGDPKKQVRCIYVAVGQKGSTIASVRGALEEAGALEYTTIVAAPASDPAGFKYLAPYTGSAIGQEWMYDGKHVLIIFDDLSKQAEAYRSVSLLLRRPPGREAYPGDVFYLHSRLLERCAKLSDELGAGSMTGLPIIETKANDVSAYIPTNVISITDGQCFLESDLFNAGIRPAVNVGISVSRVGGSAQIKAMKSVAGRLRLDLAQYRELEAFAAFGSDLDPASKAQLERGARMVELLKQGQYQPFPVEEQVVSIWAGTTGKLDDVPVADIRRFEREFLDHLRLEHKGILAGIVETSKLEDGTIDALTSAIEGFKQGFTTADGKLLSEQA; this comes from the coding sequence ATGGCGGAGCTTACGATCCGTCCGGAGGAGATCCGGGACGCACTGGCCGACTTCGTCCAGTCGTACCAGCCGGACGCGGCCGCGCGCGAAGAGGTCGGCACGGTCACCGAGGCCATGGACGGCATTGCCAAGGTCGAGGGCCTGCCCTCGGTCATGGCCAACGAGCTGCTGAAGTTCGAGGACGGCACCCTCGGCCTCGCGCTCAACCTCGACACCCGCGAGATCGGTGTCGTCATCCTCGGTGAGTTCTCGGGCATCGAGGAGGGCCAGACGGTGCAGCGCACCGGCGAGGTCCTCTCCGTCCCGGTCGGCGACGGCTACCTCGGCCGTGTCGTGGACCCGCTGGGCAACCCGATCGACGGCCTGGGCGACATCGCCTCCACCGGCCGCCGCGCCCTGGAGCTGCAGGCCCCCGGCGTCATGGTCCGCAAGTCGGTGCACGAGCCGATGCAGACCGGCATCAAGGCCATCGACGCGATGACCCCGATCGGCCGCGGCCAGCGCCAGCTGATCATCGGCGACCGCCAGACCGGCAAGACCGCCGTGGCGATCGACACGATCATCAACCAGCGCGACAACTGGCGCTCGGGCGACCCGAAGAAGCAGGTCCGCTGCATCTACGTCGCCGTGGGTCAGAAGGGCTCCACCATCGCGTCCGTCCGCGGCGCCCTGGAGGAGGCCGGCGCGCTGGAGTACACCACCATCGTGGCCGCTCCCGCCTCCGACCCGGCCGGCTTCAAGTACCTGGCCCCGTACACCGGCTCCGCCATCGGCCAGGAGTGGATGTACGACGGCAAGCACGTCCTGATCATCTTCGACGACCTGTCGAAGCAGGCCGAGGCCTACCGCTCCGTCTCCCTGCTGCTGCGCCGCCCGCCGGGCCGCGAGGCCTACCCGGGTGACGTCTTCTACCTGCACTCCCGCCTGCTGGAGCGCTGCGCCAAGCTCTCCGACGAGCTGGGTGCCGGTTCGATGACCGGTCTGCCGATCATCGAGACCAAGGCCAACGACGTCTCGGCGTACATCCCGACCAACGTCATCTCCATCACCGACGGCCAGTGCTTCCTGGAGTCCGACCTGTTCAACGCCGGCATCCGCCCGGCCGTGAACGTCGGTATCTCGGTCTCCCGCGTCGGTGGCTCCGCCCAGATCAAGGCCATGAAGTCGGTCGCCGGCCGCCTGCGCCTGGACCTGGCCCAGTACCGCGAGCTGGAGGCGTTCGCCGCCTTCGGTTCCGACCTGGACCCGGCCTCCAAGGCCCAGCTGGAGCGCGGTGCGCGCATGGTCGAGCTGCTGAAGCAGGGCCAGTACCAGCCGTTCCCGGTCGAGGAGCAGGTCGTCTCCATCTGGGCCGGCACCACCGGCAAGCTGGACGACGTCCCGGTCGCCGACATCCGCCGCTTCGAGCGCGAGTTCCTGGACCACCTGCGCCTGGAGCACAAGGGCATCCTGGCCGGCATCGTGGAGACCTCGAAGCTGGAGGACGGCACCATCGACGCGCTGACCTCCGCGATCGAGGGCTTCAAGCAGGGCTTCACCACGGCTGACGGCAAGCTGCTCTCCGAGCAGGCCTGA